ACATTGGTTCTCGGGTCGATATCGGCAAGGGGCTTGGGCACGGGCAGGTATGCAAGCTGGTTGCCGATTGTACCGCCAACGGCCAGGAAGCGGAAAATTTCGGAGCCTTGAACGGCTGAAATCCCGGCCATGCCGTTGTATCCCGTGGATGCGGTATTGTAGCGATAGCCCTGTGTAGTAAAGGCTCCCAGTTTGACGGAGGCAGCGATGCCATTACCCAGATCGCCGGAGTTCACGGTTGCGCTGCCCCGGAGCAGGTTGTATGAGCCCGACGTGAGTTGCATGATGGCGCCGGGCTTCCGGGGCATCGGCATGTCAGACTCAATGCTGACCGAGCCGGCAAACGATGCTGTGCCGTTTGCGGAGGTACCTACTCCGCGCTGAACCTGCACACTGTGCATTCCGTTCAGGAGGTCGGTGATGTTTGAGAAGAACACACCCTGATCAATCATATCGTTCAGGGGCACACCGTTCAGGGTCACATTCACGCGCGTCTGGTCAATTCCGCGGAGCCTGAATGACCCGTAGTTACTAAAGCCGGTACCACTTTCGCTGTATGCCACAATGCCCGGTACGGTTTGTTCAAGCACGAACTGGGCATCCTGCCCTACCATCGTGCGTGACAGTGTGGCCGAGTCCACCGTGGCATGGGTAATCGGCGCTTCAGGGGCGGCGCGGACGCTGCTTACAACAACTGCCTTACTCAGCACAGTGCGGATACGGGTAGTGTCGGGATCGGTTTGCGCATACAAACACGATGCGCAGAGAAGCAAAACAAGGATTTGGTTTGTCATGGACCAAGTCTCCGGTTGATACAAGAGTTAGGTCCGTCAGGGGTTCGCTCTTCCGTTTTCCTTCGTCGGCATTATCCGAATCAGGTTCCAAGAGTGTGTTCTCAGCAACCACCGTGGTGGCAGCACCTCTAACGGGAGTACAAACCTATTGTTTTTTTTGCGAATGAACAACCGCAAGTGTTCGGCCTGATGTGTATAACCTTCGCTCCAGACAATACTGAACAGGGCTACTTTTGTGGTCTATGGACAAATTCGTTATTACAGGTCCTGCGCGCCTGCAGGGCGAGCTCACCATTTCCGGCGCAAAGAATGCCTCGCTGGCCATGATGCCGGCATGTTTGCTGGCACCGGGTGTGAGTACGCTCACCAATACCCCACAGAACCGTGATGTTGATACGTTCTGCCGCCTGCTGGAAACACTGGGCGTACGAACACATGCACAGGGCACCACCGTAACGCTTGACACGTCGGATATTCACTCTGTGGAAGCCCCGTACGAACATGTAAAAAAAATGAGGGCTTCGATCTACGTGCTGGGACCGCTCATTGCCCGTTTTGGCAAGGCCAGAGTGTCCCTGCCGGGTGGCTGCAACTTTGGTCCCCGGCCTGTTGACCTGCACCTTAGGGGGCTGGAGGCGCTTGGTGCCGAGATTAGCGTGGACAGTGGCTACATCAATGCCAGCACACAGGGGTTACAGGGGGGCAGGTTTCATTTTGATGTTGTCAGTGTTGGCGCGAGTGTTAACGTGATAATGGCCGCGGTGCTGGCCAGGGGAAGAACCGTGCTCACCAATGTTGCACTTGAGCCTGAAGTTGTAGCTGTTGCAGAAATGCTGGTACAGATGGGTGCCGTAATCCAGGGGATTGGAACAACCACATTGCAGATAGACGGTGTTGAGAAACTGCAACCTGTGCAGGCAGTAACGATACCGGATCGTATTGAAGCAGCAACGTACCTTATCGCTGCAGCCGCAACACAGGGCGATGTTACACTGCATAACGTCAGAGCCGACCACATGACGGCCATCCTCCACGCATTGCACCAGTCAGGTGCCACCGTACAACAAACCGGCACATCAGTACGGGTGTGCATGGATACGACACCTGCTGCAGTGGATATTACGGCAGCACCATACCCGGGCTTCCCGACTGACGCGCAGGCTCAGTGGGCAGCTTACATGTTAACAGCCAACGGGAGCGCCACGATTACCGATACGATCTATCCCACACGATTTGGATATGTTCCCGAACTGCAGCGTCTGGGCGCTCACATCACAACCGGCGAAAGCACCTGCACCGTACACGGCGGCGCACCGCTCACCGGTGCCTCGGTGATGAGCAGCGACCTCAGGGCAAGCGCATCACTGGTGATTGCCGCGCTGCTGGCCAACGGTGTCTCGGAAATCCTTCGGGTGTATCATCTTGACCGCGGTTACGAGGTTATGGAAGAACGGCTGCACGCCCTCGGTGCACGGGTGGAACGACAGAAAACAGATGAGTTTTAGCGGATGAAATACTTTTTTTTACTTCTGGGGGTTTTGCTTGCTGCGGGAACAACTGTCTGCGGACAAAGCGCGATCGACGCCAGGAAACAAGAGCTGAAGGAACTGCGCAACAGTATAAAAAAAACCCAGCAACGGTTACATACGCTCAGAGCAGAAGAAAAAAAAGCATCGCGCTCACTAACGGGTCTTCAACGGCAGCGTCACTCCATCACGCTGTTTATTCGTGAACTCCAGGATACTCTCACGCGGCTTACTGACAGTGCAACTGCTCTTGAAGGTAGAATCCGGCAAACCCGCCAGGCACTTACCGACGTTGAACAATCATACAACGCTGCGCTTCGGTCTCTGGCCGTATGGAAATCAAAAAACCGCGGTACGCCACTCGATGATGGGACCACTGCCTCACTGTTTAGATCTCTCACCAGGTCTGTAGTACAGTATCGTGGCCGGATGGTGGAGCTTAGAGACTCACTGAATAAGCAGCAGGGCTTACTGAGCGACTATACCCGTACGCAGACAGTTGTGCTTCAGGCTAAGGCGGGACAGGAGAAGGTACTGAACCGCACGATACAAAAGAGCAGCAAGGAGCTGCGCTCGCTGCAGTCCAGTAAACGAGCAACCCAGCGTGAGCTGAATACCAAGACAGCGAGTCTGCGAAAACTCAGTTCCATAATTAACAAGCTTGTTGCCGAAGCCCGCCGCAAGGCTGATGCTGAGCGTCGGGCCAGTGAAAAAAAATCACCGGCCGGCAGCCGATCCTCCGGAAGGTCTGCCAAAGCCCCCTCAACAGAGTCTGCAGCTCCCGCCTTTTCGGCCAACTCGTTGCCATGGCCAACAAGCGGACGCAAGTTGATTCACGGATACGGAGCATACAAAAATTCCGAGACCGGCACCACACTCGACAATCCGGGGATCGATATCGCAGCACCCCAGGGAAGCCCCGTTTCATGTGTAGCGTCCGGCAAAGTCAGCTCCGTTACGTGGCTGCCCGGCTTTGGTTCACTTGTTATTGTAGATCATGAAAACGGAATCCGGACGGTGTACGCCAACCTTGCATCGGTAAATGTATCGCAGGGTTCACGCGTTAAGCAGGGTACTCTAATCGGAAAATCAGGCGAGAATATGGATGGCGCACTGGTTCACTTTGAAATCTGGAACGGCAGAAACAGGCTTAACCCGCTTACCTACCTGCGGTAGCACTGTCCGGGTAAGAGGATATGAGTAACACTAATGAAGCTCTTTTTCCAGCTCGAGATAATCCCTGACCTCGTCTGCAAGCTTTGTGTTGTTGTTTCTGCGGTAGGCATGTTCCAGAAGCGTGCAGATTTGCTGACGGTACGCTGTACGGCGTGCGGAATCGGTTATCTGTAGCCATGCACGCTGGCGATACGGCAACTGAAGAAGGTGAATAACGCCTGATGCTGATTTGGTGGATTCGGCCTTACTGATTAATGCCTGCAGCCGTTTCTCGTACGATCCGGAGGGGGTACGAACTGAGTCTTTGAGCAGGTGCGCTACTCTTGAGTCAATCTGCTTATTTAAGGCTTGGATGTTTGACGAATCAAAGTCAAATGCCTGTACATGCAAGAGTACCGAGGGCTTTAATCGTACCCAAATTCTGTCAGCAGAACCGTCAAAACCGCTTTCATTCATCTTATTTACAATTTCAGACACTACATCATACGTCAGGTTTGTTTCAACCATGGCCAGACCCAGCCGGATTGCGAGTGACCGCAGCAGAGTTGTACCCTTTGGCAGTTCATGCAGAAGTATCGAACGGATAAAACGCCCCTGGTTGTACGACCGCTGAAAATCACCGGCGCGGTATGCCTGCCGTGACCGTAGTACCCGCAGTGTTGTTGTTGCGTTGTTCTTGTAGCCTACAAGCTCCAGCAGTCCTACAGCCTGAGAAAAGCCGAATTCAACCCAGTAGTGTATTGGTCCCACCCCTGTGATTTTCTGAACGGCGGCCAGATAGGCACGCCGGCCCCTGTTGGCCCTTACGTTGGTAAGCCGGTTTAAACCGGTACTGTCAGGGAACCCTGCGTCCGACTCGGTGTCACGCGGAACAGAGATGATCTCCACCATCCCACTGTCCAGGAAGAACCGCACCAGCTGATTAGCGTCGGCATGGGTACCATAGGCACCCATACGGGTATCCACACCAGTGATCATCACGTTAATCACCGAACCTGTGGGTTTTGGGAATTGGGACTGACGCAGCGTCATCGTAGTATCGGTTACCACGAAGTCTGCCGACCCATTGTCAACGTCAGCCACGGCTTTATTGCCAACGGTGTCTGCATGGACGGAATCCTGCGTCAGCGAATCAGGCAGAGCATCAGGCTGCTGCTCTTGTTCCGATACACTGCAAGCCGTTAGGAGTATCGCACACAGCAGCGTTATAAACCATTGTGTTTTGCTTCGTTCCAATACTGATCCATCTCTGCCAAGTCCATCTCGCGAAGCACCCGCTGATTTTCAGCTGCCCGCTGCTCGATAAACTGGAAACGTCTGATAAATTTATTGACTGTGTTGTGCAGTGCGTCTTCTGCAATAATCCCTTCATGACGTGCCGCATTTACCATGGCAAACAGGAGGTCGCCAAACTCATCGGCTGTCCGTTCGGCATCCCCCTTTGCAATTTCGGTTTCCAGTTCGGCAAGCTCCTCATGAACCTTCTGCCACACATCGCGTCGGTCGTGCCAGTCGAACCCTACGTTGGCAGCCTTTTCCTGTACGCGCTGAGCGCGCAGGGCGGCTGGCAGTGCTGCAGGTACTCCGTCAAGTACCGAGGTTCGCCCTTCCTTCATTTTCAGGCGTTCCCAATTCTGCAGTACCGTGGTTTCGTCGTGGGCTTCCTCGCCGGCAAAGATGTGGGGATGGCGGTTGACCAGTTTGTCTGATTCGTTGCGGATGACGGTCATCAGCGAGAATGCACCTCGCTGCTCGGCCATCACCGAGTGCATTACCACGTGCAGTAAGATGTCACCCAGTTCCTTCGACAGCTCGGTATCGTTATGCTTTTTGATTGCATCCACGGTCTCGTACGCTTCTTCGATAAGAAGATGTGAGATGCTGTCGTGGGTTTGTTTCATATCCCACGGACATTGCTCGCGCAGAATACGCACAAGCCGGATAAATGCTTCTACGTGTGAAAGGACGTCATCGGGCTGCGAGGGGACGGGTACGGGTGTTTTCATACAAAATTCAGCTCCGGGCGCAATACGGCTTTGCCTGCCGATGCTCTGCGCTGACGGGTAAAGACAGAACTCATGATAGAGGGGTAACGTACTGTTCATCGGCCTTGCGCAGTGCCTCGCGTACCCAGCGTCCGCGCTCCTCGGCAGTACGCCTCACGGCAAGCCGCTCCTTGTTGCACGGACCATCGCCATTAATTACGCGACGGAATTCATCCCAGTCGGGATCACCGTACACCCACTGTCCGCTAACCGGGTCCTTCCTTAACTCGCTGTCGGGAATAACAAGTCCAAGCTCATGGATCTTGGGAACGTACTGGTTAAAGAACTGCTGTCGCATATCATCGTTGCTTGCCATTTTTACTTTCCACTTCATCAGTTTTTCGGTGTGGACACTGACTTTGTCGGGCGGTCCAAAGAAGTGGACGATTGGACGCCACCAGCGAGTAAGGGCTTCCTGTACCATTTTCCGCTGAACAGCCGATCCGGTAGCAAGCGTTACCACTGCATCATAACCATACCGAAGGTGGAAGCTTTCTTCCTGACAAATTCGTTC
This is a stretch of genomic DNA from Ignavibacteria bacterium. It encodes these proteins:
- the murA gene encoding UDP-N-acetylglucosamine 1-carboxyvinyltransferase translates to MDKFVITGPARLQGELTISGAKNASLAMMPACLLAPGVSTLTNTPQNRDVDTFCRLLETLGVRTHAQGTTVTLDTSDIHSVEAPYEHVKKMRASIYVLGPLIARFGKARVSLPGGCNFGPRPVDLHLRGLEALGAEISVDSGYINASTQGLQGGRFHFDVVSVGASVNVIMAAVLARGRTVLTNVALEPEVVAVAEMLVQMGAVIQGIGTTTLQIDGVEKLQPVQAVTIPDRIEAATYLIAAAATQGDVTLHNVRADHMTAILHALHQSGATVQQTGTSVRVCMDTTPAAVDITAAPYPGFPTDAQAQWAAYMLTANGSATITDTIYPTRFGYVPELQRLGAHITTGESTCTVHGGAPLTGASVMSSDLRASASLVIAALLANGVSEILRVYHLDRGYEVMEERLHALGARVERQKTDEF
- the mazG gene encoding nucleoside triphosphate pyrophosphohydrolase: MKTPVPVPSQPDDVLSHVEAFIRLVRILREQCPWDMKQTHDSISHLLIEEAYETVDAIKKHNDTELSKELGDILLHVVMHSVMAEQRGAFSLMTVIRNESDKLVNRHPHIFAGEEAHDETTVLQNWERLKMKEGRTSVLDGVPAALPAALRAQRVQEKAANVGFDWHDRRDVWQKVHEELAELETEIAKGDAERTADEFGDLLFAMVNAARHEGIIAEDALHNTVNKFIRRFQFIEQRAAENQRVLREMDLAEMDQYWNEAKHNGL
- a CDS encoding LCP family protein, whose amino-acid sequence is MERSKTQWFITLLCAILLTACSVSEQEQQPDALPDSLTQDSVHADTVGNKAVADVDNGSADFVVTDTTMTLRQSQFPKPTGSVINVMITGVDTRMGAYGTHADANQLVRFFLDSGMVEIISVPRDTESDAGFPDSTGLNRLTNVRANRGRRAYLAAVQKITGVGPIHYWVEFGFSQAVGLLELVGYKNNATTTLRVLRSRQAYRAGDFQRSYNQGRFIRSILLHELPKGTTLLRSLAIRLGLAMVETNLTYDVVSEIVNKMNESGFDGSADRIWVRLKPSVLLHVQAFDFDSSNIQALNKQIDSRVAHLLKDSVRTPSGSYEKRLQALISKAESTKSASGVIHLLQLPYRQRAWLQITDSARRTAYRQQICTLLEHAYRRNNNTKLADEVRDYLELEKELH
- a CDS encoding peptidoglycan DD-metalloendopeptidase family protein, giving the protein MKYFFLLLGVLLAAGTTVCGQSAIDARKQELKELRNSIKKTQQRLHTLRAEEKKASRSLTGLQRQRHSITLFIRELQDTLTRLTDSATALEGRIRQTRQALTDVEQSYNAALRSLAVWKSKNRGTPLDDGTTASLFRSLTRSVVQYRGRMVELRDSLNKQQGLLSDYTRTQTVVLQAKAGQEKVLNRTIQKSSKELRSLQSSKRATQRELNTKTASLRKLSSIINKLVAEARRKADAERRASEKKSPAGSRSSGRSAKAPSTESAAPAFSANSLPWPTSGRKLIHGYGAYKNSETGTTLDNPGIDIAAPQGSPVSCVASGKVSSVTWLPGFGSLVIVDHENGIRTVYANLASVNVSQGSRVKQGTLIGKSGENMDGALVHFEIWNGRNRLNPLTYLR